Proteins encoded by one window of Haematobia irritans isolate KBUSLIRL chromosome 2, ASM5000362v1, whole genome shotgun sequence:
- the La gene encoding la autoantigen-like, translating to MTAEVTEQQPEKIEENTNNGGGTEITKTDEESVSPIQSKIMRQVEYYFGDSNLNRDKFLLDQISKDSDGWVPISVLLTFKRLASLSTDEAVIAEACEKSDEGLVEVSEDKTKIRRHPERPMPEHNEERRKDIMTRTAYAKGFPLDSTMDELLEYFGGFEKVVHINMRKYLDKPTKTYKFKGSVFVTFEKKEQTENFIEKANPKYKDTQLIVKWQEKYIEEKREEQKAKTNKKKEKKEKEEEAQFTLPKGSVLFFEGATEAVTRELIKEGVQKVSSDWDIAYVDYSRGDKTGHIRFHEEDSAEKYMEKLEEKKLKLNDEITLDVRTLTEEEEKAFLAKAVENMKNRRNHFNHKKGGFNRKRRGGHNNERNDEKKAKTDD from the exons ATGACCGCCGAAGTCACCGAACAGCAACCCGAAAAAATCGAAGAAAATACTAATAATGGAGGTGGCACCGAAATCACAAAGACAGATGAAGAATCTGTTAGCCCCATCCAAAGTAAAATCATGAGACAGGTGGAATACTATTTTGGAGATTCAAATCTAAATCgggacaaatttcttttggaTCAAATTAGTAAAGACTCCGATGGTTGGGTACCAATCTCAGTTTTGTTGACTTTCAAGCGTTTGGCTTCATTGAGTACTGATGAAGCAGTCATTGCTGAAGCATGTGAGAAGTCTGACGAAGGTTTGGTTGAGGTCAGTGAGGATAAGACCAAAATCCGTAGACACCCCGAAAGACCCATGCCGGAACACAATGAAGAAAGACGCAAGGACATTATGACACGTACGGCATATGCCAAAGGTTTTCCTTTAGATTCTACAATGGATGAACTATTGGAATATTTTGGAGGATTTGAAAAAGTCGTTCACATTAACATGAGAAAGTATTTGGACAAACCCACCAAGACTTACAAATTCAAAGGTAGTGTTTTTGTTACCTTTGAAAAGAAGGAACAGACAGAGAATTTCATTGAGAAAGCCAAT CCCAAATACAAAGATACCCAGTTAATCGTTAAATGGCAAGAGAAATACATTGAAGAAAAACGCGAGGAACAAAAAGCCAAAACTAACAAAAAGAAGGAAAAGAAAGAGAAAGAAGAAGAAGCCCAATTCACTTTGCCCAAAGGATCAGTGTTGTTCTTTGAAGGAGCAACCGAAGCTGTTACCCGTGAGCTTATCAAGGAAGGTGTTCAAAAAGTTAGCAGTGATTGGGACATTGCTTATGTCGATTACAGTAGGGGTGATAAGACAGGCCATATAAGATTCCATGAAGAGGACTCTGCTGAGAAATACATGGAGAAATTGGAAGAAAAGAAG TTAAAACTCAATGATGAAATTACTCTTGATGTTCGCACACTCACCGAAGAGGAGGAAAAGGCTTTCCTAGCTAAGGCtgttgaaaatatgaaaaatcgtCGCAATCACTTTAACCACAAAAAAGGAGGTTTCAATCGC